The following proteins are encoded in a genomic region of Sorangiineae bacterium MSr12523:
- a CDS encoding hotdog fold thioesterase, with protein sequence MSTAQEWQKSTDSKGPAAERERGRLPPRTVPGARPEYADEQLTERLGIKITSWDPDRLVGTMPVKANRQEYGLLHTGASAALASTLGGIAAAMRAGPDRMALGLELSCINHRTVFEGYITGVCTAVHAGNNVATYEVLVTDSRNRRICTARFTCVLRERTGNDPSTM encoded by the coding sequence ATGTCCACCGCGCAGGAATGGCAAAAGTCCACCGATAGCAAAGGGCCTGCTGCCGAGCGTGAGCGAGGACGCTTGCCGCCCCGCACGGTGCCCGGGGCGCGCCCCGAGTATGCGGACGAGCAGCTCACCGAACGACTCGGCATCAAGATCACGAGCTGGGATCCGGATCGCCTCGTCGGCACGATGCCGGTCAAAGCGAATCGACAAGAGTACGGCCTCCTTCATACGGGCGCGAGTGCAGCGCTCGCCTCCACACTGGGCGGCATCGCGGCGGCCATGCGGGCGGGGCCCGACCGCATGGCCTTGGGACTCGAGCTCTCGTGCATCAACCACCGCACGGTCTTCGAGGGTTACATCACCGGCGTCTGCACCGCCGTGCACGCCGGAAACAACGTGGCGACCTACGAAGTGCTCGTCACCGACTCGAGGAACCGACGCATCTGCACCGCGCGATTCACCTGCGTGCTGCGCGAACGCACGGGGAACGATCCGTCGACGATGTGA